The Amycolatopsis sp. DG1A-15b genome window below encodes:
- a CDS encoding sugar phosphate isomerase/epimerase family protein: MDPRLSLNQITTKSWSLPEAVAGCAEAGVGWIGLWRDKVAETGVDEAARLLKEHGVRVSSLCRGGFFTGVTPEGSPVDGVAQTREAIDEAAALGADVLVLVVGGIAGNDLAASRQRVADAVGELAPYAGERGVRLGLEPLHPMQCAERSVLSTVEQALAIAVEHPAEQVGVIVDEFHVWWDPRIEESIAAAAGRIAGFHVCDILVPLPDPLLGRALPGDGPIDHRHLRAAVEAAGYTGPIEVEVFNADLWARPGAEVLAETVAAFERHVA, translated from the coding sequence ATGGACCCCCGGCTGAGCCTCAACCAGATCACCACGAAGTCCTGGTCGCTGCCCGAGGCGGTGGCCGGCTGCGCCGAGGCGGGTGTCGGCTGGATCGGGCTGTGGCGCGACAAGGTCGCCGAGACCGGCGTCGACGAAGCCGCGCGGCTGCTCAAGGAGCACGGGGTGCGGGTTTCGTCGTTGTGCCGCGGTGGGTTCTTCACCGGCGTGACGCCGGAAGGGTCCCCTGTGGACGGTGTGGCGCAGACCCGGGAGGCGATCGACGAAGCCGCCGCGCTCGGCGCCGACGTGCTCGTGCTGGTGGTGGGCGGGATCGCGGGCAACGACCTCGCCGCGTCCCGGCAGCGGGTCGCCGACGCGGTCGGCGAGCTCGCGCCCTACGCCGGGGAGCGCGGGGTCCGGCTCGGGCTGGAGCCGCTGCACCCGATGCAGTGCGCGGAGCGGTCGGTGCTGTCCACTGTGGAGCAGGCGCTGGCGATCGCGGTGGAGCACCCGGCCGAGCAGGTCGGCGTGATCGTGGACGAGTTCCACGTCTGGTGGGACCCGCGGATCGAGGAGTCGATCGCCGCGGCCGCCGGCCGGATCGCCGGGTTCCACGTGTGCGACATCCTGGTGCCGCTCCCGGACCCGCTGCTGGGCCGAGCCCTGCCCGGCGACGGCCCGATCGACCACCGCCACCTGCGCGCGGCCGTCGAAGCCGCGGGCTACACCGGGCCGATCGAGGTCGAGGTGTTCAACGCGGACCTGTGGGCCCGGCCGGGCGCGGAGGTGCTCGCCGAGACGGTTGCGGCGTTCGAGCGACACGTGGCCTGA
- a CDS encoding helix-turn-helix domain-containing protein has translation MKADEDGSVRSVLRAFDVLALFTEHRRTWAVKDLTTASGLAKTTVLRLVATCEQRGLLWTRPDGRITVGPGMLRWAQLANTAWQLPEPVRQVLRELARECRETVNLYVRSTSVLVCVAQQEGPLAIRHVGRVGDELPLGFGAAGRVLDGAEGAAVSHGEPEAGASSVAAPVHDGDGRRLAALAITGPSSRFGPAEVAAFTEALAAASVRISQIGLATLAE, from the coding sequence ATGAAGGCAGACGAAGACGGATCGGTCCGGAGCGTGCTCCGCGCGTTCGACGTGCTCGCGCTCTTCACCGAACACCGCCGGACCTGGGCGGTCAAGGACCTCACCACGGCCAGCGGCCTGGCGAAGACCACCGTGCTGCGGCTGGTCGCCACCTGCGAACAGCGCGGCCTGCTGTGGACACGGCCGGACGGGCGGATCACCGTCGGGCCCGGGATGCTGCGGTGGGCGCAGCTGGCGAACACCGCTTGGCAGCTGCCCGAGCCCGTCCGCCAGGTGCTGCGCGAGCTGGCCCGGGAATGCCGGGAGACGGTGAACCTCTACGTGCGCAGCACCTCCGTGCTCGTCTGCGTGGCCCAGCAGGAGGGGCCGCTGGCCATCCGGCACGTCGGCCGCGTCGGCGACGAACTGCCGCTCGGCTTCGGGGCCGCCGGGCGGGTCCTCGACGGGGCCGAGGGCGCCGCGGTCAGCCACGGTGAGCCGGAAGCCGGCGCGTCCAGCGTCGCCGCGCCGGTGCACGATGGCGACGGACGGCGGCTGGCAGCCCTCGCGATCACCGGGCCCAGCAGCCGGTTCGGGCCCGCCGAGGTCGCCGCGTTCACCGAAGCCCTCGCCGCCGCTTCCGTGCGGATATCGCAGATCGGCCTCGCGACGCTGGCGGAATAG
- a CDS encoding response regulator transcription factor produces MPNLLVVEDDAAIGSVLESTLRLHGHQVCWRRDGRTALQAAEPGDFDLVLLDLGLPDLDGVEVCRRLRAALPAAVLVILTARQEEMDVVVGLDAGADDYLTKPIRLGELLARVRAHLRRGAPAGARPPVTIGGLTVDIAGRRAVLGGREVVLRAKEFDLLARLAEQPGVAVSRETLMSEVWDAHWYGSTKTLDVHIAAVRRKLSAAAGPDDEVPRIATLRGHGYRLEDPARTAAEG; encoded by the coding sequence ATGCCGAACCTGCTGGTGGTGGAAGACGACGCGGCGATCGGCAGCGTGCTCGAATCGACCCTGCGACTGCACGGTCACCAGGTGTGCTGGCGCCGCGACGGGCGGACCGCCCTGCAAGCCGCCGAACCCGGCGACTTCGACCTCGTGCTGCTCGACCTCGGCCTGCCCGACCTGGACGGCGTCGAGGTCTGCCGCCGCCTGCGGGCCGCGCTGCCCGCCGCGGTGCTGGTCATCCTCACCGCACGGCAGGAGGAGATGGACGTCGTCGTCGGCCTCGACGCCGGAGCCGACGACTACCTCACCAAGCCGATCCGGCTGGGCGAACTGCTGGCCCGGGTGCGGGCGCACCTGCGGCGCGGCGCGCCGGCCGGGGCCCGGCCCCCGGTGACCATCGGCGGGCTGACCGTCGACATCGCCGGCCGCCGCGCCGTCCTGGGCGGGCGTGAAGTGGTGCTGCGCGCCAAGGAGTTCGACCTGCTGGCCCGGCTCGCCGAGCAGCCCGGCGTCGCGGTCAGCCGGGAGACGCTGATGTCCGAGGTCTGGGACGCGCACTGGTACGGCTCGACGAAGACGCTGGACGTGCACATCGCGGCGGTGCGCCGCAAGCTCTCGGCGGCCGCCGGGCCGGACGACGAGGTGCCGCGGATCGCGACCCTGCGCGGGCACGGCTACCGGCTGGAAGACCCGGCGCGCACCGCCGCCGAAGGGTAG
- a CDS encoding HAMP domain-containing sensor histidine kinase has protein sequence MRRRIISLTVLAALVSTVLFALPLGIAATRYYRDDSTTELERAADTVALAVSHALDAGLAPEVPPPGDEDDDADLEVGVYSRDGRLLAGHGPAAAGPIERQAASATVDVVTGSEGDDLVLAVPVLSGSQVTGVVRAAMPQSTLTVRIALTLHGMALLAAAAIGASWLLARRYTKRLVQPLEELAAAAGRLGDGDFSVRSPRAGIPEIDQVGETLDATAARIGETLERERAFSAEASHQLRTPLTGLRLQLEAALETPAADPYAAIRAGIASADRLERTIEDLLALSRERRGQRAELNLGRLLDELRQAGEALLGPQGRSLRILLEDPPPTHAAAAAVRQVLGVLLDNAATHGRGAVTVLARDAGDALAIDVADEGPDLGETDPFATTPRGHGIGLRLARGLAEAEGGRLRLSRPDPPTFTLLLPAAPA, from the coding sequence GTGCGCCGCCGGATCATTTCGCTCACGGTGCTGGCCGCCCTGGTCTCGACCGTGCTGTTCGCGCTGCCGCTGGGCATCGCCGCGACGCGGTACTACCGCGACGACAGCACCACCGAGCTGGAACGGGCCGCGGACACGGTCGCGCTCGCCGTCTCGCACGCGCTGGACGCCGGGCTGGCGCCCGAGGTACCCCCGCCCGGCGACGAGGACGACGACGCCGACCTCGAGGTGGGGGTCTACAGCCGGGACGGGCGGCTGCTCGCCGGGCACGGCCCGGCCGCCGCCGGCCCGATCGAGCGGCAGGCGGCGAGCGCCACGGTGGACGTCGTCACCGGCAGCGAAGGGGACGATCTGGTGCTGGCCGTGCCGGTGCTCAGCGGGTCCCAGGTCACCGGGGTCGTCCGCGCCGCGATGCCGCAGTCCACGCTGACCGTGCGGATCGCGCTCACCTTGCACGGCATGGCCCTGCTGGCGGCGGCGGCGATCGGGGCGAGCTGGCTGCTGGCCCGGCGGTACACGAAGCGGCTCGTCCAGCCCCTGGAGGAGCTGGCCGCCGCGGCCGGGCGGCTCGGCGACGGCGACTTCAGCGTCCGCTCGCCACGCGCCGGCATCCCCGAGATCGACCAGGTCGGCGAGACCCTGGACGCGACCGCGGCCCGGATCGGCGAGACGCTGGAACGCGAGCGCGCGTTCTCCGCGGAGGCGTCGCACCAGCTGCGCACGCCGCTGACCGGGCTGCGCCTGCAGCTCGAAGCCGCGCTGGAGACACCGGCGGCGGACCCGTACGCCGCGATCCGCGCCGGCATCGCCTCCGCCGACCGGCTGGAACGCACCATCGAAGACCTCCTGGCGCTGAGCCGGGAGCGCCGGGGGCAGCGAGCCGAGCTGAACCTCGGCCGGCTCCTCGACGAGCTCCGGCAGGCCGGCGAAGCCCTGCTCGGGCCGCAGGGACGGAGTCTGCGGATCCTCCTCGAGGACCCACCGCCGACGCACGCGGCGGCCGCGGCGGTCCGGCAGGTCCTCGGCGTGCTCCTGGACAACGCGGCGACGCACGGGCGCGGCGCGGTCACGGTGCTGGCCCGCGACGCCGGTGACGCACTCGCCATCGACGTCGCCGACGAAGGGCCGGACCTCGGCGAGACGGACCCGTTCGCGACCACGCCCCGCGGCCACGGCATCGGCCTGCGCCTGGCCCGCGGCCTCGCCGAAGCCGAAGGCGGCCGCCTCCGGCTGAGCCGCCCCGACCCGCCCACGTTCACCCTCCTGCTGCCCGCCGCTCCGGCGTGA
- a CDS encoding MarR family transcriptional regulator, with the protein MSEPVARRMYDLVEPIGLVPYFADESDEALLALGLRNVWDAYFAGRAAPLGRSVPAEVVHAIFYNFAPGEVARHIPRVWDLTTPEAALAARERGCVAGMRRILGALADDPGVARAGDLLLKAATSAPVEGRALYAALRAVPVPQEPVARLWHAATLLREHRGDGHIVALVAEGIGGTEAHVLHALSVDLPAKDFGRVWHLPAAQLAAVVDGMRARGLVGADGWLTEAGRATKDRVEALTDRLAEAPYNALTPGELARLVAGLEPISAAFRAVFPM; encoded by the coding sequence ATGTCCGAGCCCGTCGCCCGCCGCATGTACGACCTGGTCGAGCCGATCGGCCTGGTGCCCTACTTCGCCGACGAGTCGGACGAGGCCCTGCTGGCCCTCGGCCTGCGCAACGTGTGGGACGCCTACTTCGCCGGCCGGGCCGCGCCGCTCGGCCGGTCGGTGCCGGCCGAGGTCGTCCACGCGATCTTCTACAACTTCGCCCCGGGTGAGGTGGCCCGGCACATCCCGCGCGTCTGGGACCTGACCACGCCCGAGGCGGCGCTGGCCGCCCGGGAGCGGGGTTGCGTCGCGGGGATGCGGCGGATCCTCGGTGCCCTCGCCGACGACCCCGGTGTCGCGCGCGCCGGCGACCTCCTGCTGAAGGCGGCGACCAGCGCACCGGTGGAGGGCCGCGCGCTCTACGCCGCCTTGCGCGCGGTCCCGGTCCCGCAGGAGCCGGTGGCCCGGCTGTGGCACGCGGCCACCCTGCTGCGCGAGCACCGCGGCGACGGCCACATCGTCGCGCTGGTGGCCGAGGGCATCGGCGGGACGGAGGCTCACGTCCTCCACGCCCTCTCCGTCGACCTGCCGGCAAAGGACTTCGGCCGGGTCTGGCACCTCCCCGCCGCGCAGCTGGCCGCGGTCGTCGACGGCATGCGCGCCCGCGGCCTCGTCGGCGCCGACGGCTGGCTCACCGAGGCCGGCCGGGCCACGAAGGACCGGGTCGAGGCACTGACCGACCGGCTCGCGGAAGCCCCCTACAACGCCCTGACCCCGGGCGAACTCGCTCGCTTGGTGGCCGGCCTCGAACCGATCTCGGCCGCCTTCCGGGCGGTCTTCCCGATGTGA
- a CDS encoding amino acid permease: MTLRAATVRRKPVADLVAEGDHGTLKRSLGLGQLTMLSIGATLGSGIFVVLGEAVPVAGPAVVLSFVLAGVTALFSALSYAELAGMIPLSGSSYSYTYATLGELVAWVCGWCLVLEYGVSVASVAVGWGQYLNELLRLAFGFAIPDALSQPPGSGGVVNVPAILVVVLAMLLLLSGAKESARANAVMVVVKIATLVLFCAIAFSAVQAKNFTPFLPLGLAGLSAGGAKLFFSYIGFDAASTAGEEAKNPQRDLPRAILLSLGIVTVLYCLVAVAAVGALPWQQFDGQEAALSHVLDVVSDNPFWAGLLAVGAIVAISSVVLTVLYGQTRILFAMSRDGLVPAALSKVDVKTGSPRINTLVVSAFVAILAAFIPLGKLADATSIGTLFAFGLVNVAVLLLRKRQPDRPRSFRVPLSPVTPVLGVLCCGYMMLSLDGATWLVFGAWMVLGLLIYFGYGIRKSRLA, translated from the coding sequence ATGACTCTGCGAGCCGCGACGGTGCGGCGGAAACCGGTCGCCGACCTGGTCGCCGAAGGTGATCATGGCACGTTGAAGCGGTCGCTCGGCCTCGGGCAGCTCACCATGCTCAGCATCGGGGCGACGCTGGGCAGCGGCATCTTCGTCGTGCTCGGCGAAGCCGTCCCGGTGGCCGGCCCGGCGGTGGTGCTCTCCTTCGTGCTCGCCGGCGTCACGGCGTTGTTCTCGGCGCTGTCCTACGCCGAGCTCGCCGGGATGATCCCGCTGTCCGGTTCGTCCTACTCCTACACCTACGCCACGCTCGGCGAGCTCGTCGCCTGGGTCTGCGGGTGGTGCCTGGTGCTCGAATACGGCGTCTCGGTCGCTTCGGTCGCCGTCGGCTGGGGGCAGTACCTCAACGAGCTGCTGCGGCTGGCCTTCGGCTTCGCCATCCCCGATGCGCTGAGCCAGCCTCCGGGCTCGGGCGGGGTCGTCAACGTGCCCGCCATCCTCGTCGTCGTCCTCGCGATGCTCCTGCTGCTGTCCGGCGCCAAGGAGAGCGCGCGGGCCAACGCGGTCATGGTCGTGGTCAAGATCGCCACGCTGGTGCTGTTCTGCGCGATCGCCTTCAGCGCGGTGCAGGCGAAGAACTTCACGCCGTTCCTGCCGCTCGGGCTGGCCGGGCTGAGCGCCGGCGGTGCCAAGCTGTTCTTCTCCTACATCGGCTTCGACGCGGCGTCGACGGCCGGCGAGGAGGCGAAGAACCCGCAACGCGACCTGCCGCGCGCGATCCTGCTCTCGCTCGGCATCGTCACCGTGCTGTACTGCCTGGTCGCGGTGGCCGCGGTCGGCGCCCTGCCGTGGCAGCAGTTCGACGGCCAGGAGGCCGCGCTTTCGCACGTGCTCGACGTCGTCTCGGACAACCCGTTCTGGGCCGGCCTGCTGGCCGTCGGCGCGATCGTGGCGATCTCCAGCGTCGTGCTGACCGTCCTCTACGGACAGACGCGGATCCTGTTCGCGATGTCCCGCGACGGCCTCGTCCCGGCCGCCCTGTCCAAAGTGGACGTGAAGACCGGCTCCCCGCGGATCAACACCCTGGTCGTCTCGGCCTTCGTCGCGATCCTGGCCGCCTTCATCCCGCTGGGGAAGCTGGCCGACGCCACCAGCATCGGGACGCTGTTCGCGTTCGGCCTGGTCAACGTCGCGGTCCTGCTGCTCCGCAAGCGCCAGCCCGACCGCCCGCGCTCGTTCCGCGTCCCGCTTTCGCCGGTGACGCCGGTCCTGGGCGTGCTCTGCTGCGGGTACATGATGCTCAGCCTCGACGGCGCCACCTGGCTGGTCTTCGGCGCCTGGATGGTCCTGGGCCTGCTGATCTACTTCGGCTACGGGATCCGGAAGTCGAGGCTGGCATGA
- a CDS encoding carbon-nitrogen hydrolase family protein, translating to MRVAIHQGPLGELPRIDADLVVTAEMITTGYHIGARTHELAEPADGPTAARMSALARQRGTALAYGYPETDGEHVYNSVQLVDATGRRLANYRKTHLFGDLDKAWFTPGDEAVVQAELDGVRVGLLICYDVEFPELVRAHALAGTELLVVPTALMSPYELVADTLVPARAYESQLFVAYANRCDTERELTYCGRSCVVAPTGEVLARAGSGPGVIAADVTREALAASRLENTHLADRRPELYRGTTA from the coding sequence ATGAGGGTCGCCATCCACCAGGGCCCGCTCGGCGAGCTGCCCCGGATCGACGCCGACCTCGTGGTCACCGCGGAGATGATCACGACGGGCTACCACATCGGCGCGCGCACGCACGAGCTCGCCGAACCCGCCGACGGGCCCACGGCGGCCCGGATGTCCGCGCTGGCGCGGCAACGGGGCACCGCACTGGCGTACGGCTACCCGGAAACCGACGGCGAGCACGTCTACAACAGCGTCCAGCTCGTCGACGCGACCGGCCGCCGGCTCGCGAACTACCGCAAGACGCACCTCTTCGGCGACCTCGACAAAGCGTGGTTCACCCCCGGCGACGAAGCCGTGGTGCAGGCCGAGCTCGACGGCGTCCGGGTCGGGCTGCTCATCTGCTACGACGTCGAATTCCCGGAGCTGGTCCGCGCGCACGCGCTCGCCGGCACCGAACTGCTGGTCGTGCCGACGGCGCTGATGAGCCCGTACGAGCTGGTCGCCGACACGCTCGTGCCCGCGCGGGCCTACGAAAGCCAGCTGTTCGTCGCCTACGCGAACCGCTGCGACACCGAGCGCGAGCTGACCTACTGCGGGCGGTCGTGCGTCGTGGCCCCGACCGGCGAGGTGCTGGCCCGCGCCGGATCCGGGCCCGGGGTGATCGCCGCCGACGTCACGCGGGAGGCACTGGCCGCGTCCCGCCTGGAGAACACCCACCTGGCCGACCGACGGCCCGAACTGTACCGGGGAACCACCGCATGA
- a CDS encoding NAD(P)/FAD-dependent oxidoreductase, which produces MTSAVPTAIHHDEPAGRPITMFGPDFPFAYDDYLAHPAGLGSLPAERHGTEVAVIGGGLSGVVTAYELMKLGLRPVVYEVAELGGRLRTVRFPGCPDDLVAEMGAMRFPPASTALFHYIDKVGLETTPFPNPLAPGTPSTVVDLKGRSHYARTPEELPAVFREVAAAWDRTLAEHACFAEMQTAIRDRDAKTIKRLWNDLVPRLDNQTFYGFLCDSPAFASFRHREIFGQVGFGTGGWDTDFPNSILEILRVVYTGADDEHRSIVGGSRQLPLRLWEHAPQDSAFWPAGTSLSTLHGGRPRPGVARLHRTAPGNITVTDTEGHIRTFPAAVFTAQSWMLLSNIECDEALFPIDHWTAIERTHYMASSKVFVPVDRPFWLDRDPATGRDAMSMTLTDRMPRGTYLLGDDPAAPAVICLSYTWADDSLKWLPLPVGERVEVMLQSLREIYPGVDVRRHIIGDPVTVSWEAEPHFMGAFKANLPGHYRYQQRLFTHFVQDELPPRYRGLFLAGDDISWTAGWAEGAVQTALNAVWGVLHHFGGATDPANPGPGDGFADIAPITLPD; this is translated from the coding sequence ATGACCTCCGCCGTCCCGACCGCGATCCACCACGACGAACCGGCCGGCCGCCCGATCACGATGTTCGGCCCGGACTTCCCGTTCGCCTACGACGACTACCTCGCCCACCCCGCCGGCCTCGGCTCGCTGCCCGCCGAGCGGCACGGCACCGAGGTGGCGGTGATCGGCGGCGGCCTCTCCGGCGTCGTCACTGCGTACGAGCTCATGAAGCTGGGCCTGCGGCCGGTGGTGTACGAAGTCGCCGAGCTCGGCGGCCGGCTGCGGACCGTGCGGTTCCCCGGCTGCCCGGACGACCTCGTCGCCGAGATGGGCGCGATGCGCTTCCCGCCCGCGTCGACCGCGCTGTTCCACTACATCGACAAGGTGGGGCTCGAAACCACGCCGTTCCCGAACCCGCTGGCGCCGGGGACGCCGAGCACGGTCGTCGATCTGAAGGGGCGGAGCCACTACGCGCGCACACCCGAGGAGCTGCCCGCCGTCTTCCGCGAAGTCGCCGCGGCGTGGGACCGGACCCTGGCCGAGCACGCCTGTTTCGCCGAGATGCAGACGGCGATCCGCGACCGCGACGCGAAGACGATCAAGCGGCTGTGGAACGACCTCGTCCCGCGGCTGGACAACCAGACGTTCTACGGGTTCCTCTGCGACTCCCCCGCCTTCGCCTCCTTCCGCCACCGCGAAATCTTCGGCCAGGTCGGCTTCGGCACCGGCGGCTGGGACACCGACTTCCCGAACTCCATCCTGGAGATCCTGCGCGTCGTCTACACCGGAGCCGACGACGAGCACCGCAGCATCGTCGGGGGCAGCAGGCAGCTCCCCCTGCGGTTGTGGGAGCACGCCCCGCAAGACTCCGCTTTCTGGCCGGCGGGCACCAGCCTGAGCACCCTGCACGGCGGCCGTCCGCGACCCGGCGTCGCGCGGCTGCACCGCACCGCACCCGGCAACATCACCGTGACGGACACCGAAGGGCACATCCGGACGTTCCCGGCCGCGGTGTTCACCGCGCAGAGCTGGATGCTGCTGTCCAACATCGAGTGCGACGAAGCACTGTTCCCGATCGACCACTGGACGGCGATCGAGCGCACGCACTACATGGCGTCATCGAAGGTGTTCGTGCCGGTCGACCGGCCGTTCTGGCTGGACCGCGACCCGGCGACCGGCCGCGACGCGATGAGCATGACGCTCACCGACCGGATGCCGCGCGGCACCTACCTGCTCGGTGACGACCCGGCCGCGCCCGCGGTGATCTGCCTGTCCTACACGTGGGCCGACGACTCGCTGAAGTGGCTGCCGCTCCCGGTGGGCGAGCGCGTCGAGGTGATGCTCCAGTCGCTGCGCGAGATCTACCCCGGCGTCGACGTCCGGCGGCACATCATCGGCGACCCGGTCACCGTGTCCTGGGAGGCCGAACCGCACTTCATGGGCGCGTTCAAGGCGAACCTGCCCGGCCACTACCGCTACCAGCAGCGGCTGTTCACGCACTTCGTGCAGGACGAGCTGCCGCCGCGGTACCGGGGCCTGTTCCTGGCGGGCGACGACATCTCGTGGACGGCGGGCTGGGCGGAGGGCGCGGTGCAGACGGCGCTCAACGCGGTGTGGGGCGTGCTGCACCACTTCGGCGGGGCAACCGATCCGGCGAACCCCGGGCCGGGTGACGGCTTCGCGGACATCGCGCCGATCACTCTCCCGGACTGA
- a CDS encoding TetR/AcrR family transcriptional regulator: MNTEPAPRWRRLEPDERKEQIYTCAARLFGERPYSAVSTSDIAAAAGVARGLINHYFGTKRELYLEIIRRALTVPRLAVEILPDGPLDLRADVAIEWFLDMVTSQERMWLAAIAPEGIGRDLEVERILEEADRESADRVLEAVGLSRESDHGPELNALVRAFGGMVKAAGREWLVRRSLTRDQVHLLLSKSLVTLVGEIFPAIQAEPPRTGPPAPRQGDPG, from the coding sequence ATGAACACCGAGCCGGCGCCGAGATGGCGAAGACTGGAACCGGACGAACGGAAGGAACAGATCTACACCTGTGCGGCGCGGCTCTTCGGCGAGCGCCCGTATTCCGCAGTGTCCACTTCGGACATAGCCGCGGCGGCCGGCGTCGCGCGGGGGCTGATCAACCACTACTTCGGCACGAAACGCGAGCTGTACCTGGAAATCATCCGCCGCGCGCTGACCGTGCCGCGGCTGGCCGTCGAGATCCTCCCCGACGGGCCGCTCGATTTGCGCGCCGACGTCGCCATCGAGTGGTTCCTCGACATGGTCACCAGCCAGGAGCGGATGTGGCTGGCCGCGATCGCCCCCGAGGGCATCGGCCGCGACCTCGAGGTGGAGCGCATCCTCGAAGAAGCCGACCGCGAATCCGCCGACCGCGTGCTGGAGGCCGTCGGGCTGTCCCGGGAGAGCGACCACGGGCCGGAGCTCAACGCCCTGGTGCGCGCGTTCGGCGGGATGGTGAAGGCGGCGGGCCGGGAGTGGCTCGTGCGCCGCTCGCTGACGCGCGACCAGGTGCACCTGCTGCTGTCGAAGTCACTGGTGACCCTGGTCGGCGAGATCTTCCCGGCCATCCAGGCCGAGCCGCCGCGCACCGGCCCCCCGGCGCCGCGGCAGGGCGACCCCGGGTAG
- a CDS encoding TetR family transcriptional regulator: protein MPTSSSGTGQRPRSRAAAGLPALTADCIVSAATALTAQRGLDNWTLRELARSVEAYPAVIYHHVGDRDAVVNAVVDRVVGLLELPEEQLPWQEWFTELLAGLRAVLRTYPGCARRLALFGPSVKAATRTIDAGVGVLLAAGFGRESVLAYNLLLMTACQFVAMEDDRDGALALRIDNTEEYATYRERADLPGMAELGAAMHDLMGDPDLASGYYAQLYDYAVRRCLDGLAHRLDELRNPDISG, encoded by the coding sequence ATGCCGACCTCATCCTCGGGCACGGGACAGCGCCCCCGGTCGCGGGCCGCGGCGGGACTGCCCGCGCTGACAGCCGATTGCATCGTCAGCGCGGCCACGGCCCTCACCGCCCAGCGCGGCCTGGACAACTGGACCCTGCGGGAGCTCGCCCGCTCGGTCGAGGCCTACCCGGCGGTGATCTACCACCATGTCGGCGACCGGGACGCGGTGGTGAACGCCGTCGTCGACCGGGTCGTCGGGCTGCTGGAGCTGCCGGAGGAACAGCTGCCGTGGCAGGAGTGGTTCACCGAGCTGCTGGCCGGCCTGCGCGCGGTGCTGCGGACCTATCCGGGGTGCGCGCGGCGGCTGGCGTTGTTCGGCCCGTCCGTCAAGGCGGCCACGCGCACCATCGACGCGGGCGTCGGCGTGCTGCTGGCCGCCGGGTTCGGCCGCGAAAGCGTGCTGGCCTACAACCTGCTGCTGATGACCGCGTGCCAGTTCGTCGCGATGGAGGACGACCGCGACGGCGCGCTCGCGCTCCGGATCGACAACACCGAGGAGTACGCGACCTACCGCGAGCGGGCCGACCTGCCCGGGATGGCCGAGCTGGGTGCGGCGATGCACGACCTGATGGGCGACCCGGATCTCGCCTCGGGCTATTACGCGCAGCTCTACGACTATGCCGTTCGGCGGTGCCTCGACGGGCTCGCGCACCGCCTGGACGAACTTCGTAATCCGGACATCTCGGGTTGA
- a CDS encoding alpha/beta hydrolase, translated as MARAQANGLELEYDTFGDPAAPPLVLVMGLGAQMITWEDGFCELLAGRGFFVVRYDNRDVGLSTWLDHLPPPDLAALAAGDSPTAPYTLSDMADDAVGLFDALGIDRAHVVGASMGGMIVQQLAIDHPDRLRSITSIMSTTGDREVGQAEPWALAMLTRPPASTREQALADSVEGYRRLGSPGYPDDEAFLLAKAALHYDRARHPVGTLRHAAAVVASGDRTAGLRSVRLPALVVHGDADPLINVSGGKATAEAIPGAELVVIPGMGHNVPRAVWPELADAIEGVAARGK; from the coding sequence ATGGCACGCGCACAGGCCAACGGTCTCGAGCTCGAGTACGACACTTTCGGCGATCCGGCGGCCCCGCCGCTGGTCCTGGTGATGGGCCTCGGCGCCCAGATGATCACCTGGGAGGACGGGTTCTGCGAATTGCTCGCCGGTCGCGGGTTTTTCGTCGTGCGTTACGACAACCGGGACGTCGGGCTCTCCACCTGGCTCGACCACCTGCCCCCGCCGGACCTCGCCGCGCTGGCGGCCGGCGATTCGCCGACGGCGCCGTACACGCTGTCGGACATGGCCGACGACGCCGTCGGGCTGTTCGACGCGCTCGGCATCGACCGGGCGCACGTGGTCGGGGCGTCGATGGGCGGGATGATCGTGCAGCAGCTGGCCATCGACCACCCGGACCGGCTGCGGTCGATCACGTCGATCATGTCGACCACCGGCGACCGGGAAGTCGGGCAGGCCGAGCCGTGGGCGCTGGCGATGCTGACCCGGCCGCCGGCGTCGACGCGTGAGCAGGCGCTGGCCGACAGCGTCGAGGGCTACCGGCGGCTCGGCTCCCCCGGCTACCCGGACGACGAGGCGTTCCTGCTGGCCAAGGCGGCCCTGCACTACGACCGCGCCCGCCACCCGGTGGGCACGCTGCGCCACGCGGCGGCGGTCGTGGCGTCCGGCGACCGCACGGCCGGGCTGCGTTCGGTGCGGCTCCCGGCATTGGTCGTCCACGGCGACGCCGACCCGCTGATCAACGTGAGCGGCGGCAAGGCGACGGCCGAGGCAATCCCGGGCGCGGAGCTGGTCGTGATCCCGGGCATGGGGCACAACGTGCCGCGCGCGGTCTGGCCCGAGCTCGCCGACGCCATCGAGGGCGTAGCCGCGCGAGGTAAATGA